In a single window of the Acyrthosiphon pisum isolate AL4f chromosome X, pea_aphid_22Mar2018_4r6ur, whole genome shotgun sequence genome:
- the LOC100570410 gene encoding uncharacterized protein LOC100570410, with protein MFSLQVWLLLSMMIILNQAVIINPKRLPSKDIDSRYSSDIIYPDAKKNISKDIDSRYSNYIINPDAKRNIIKGDDSRYSLNIINPKVGINITCSRSPSSKKKICSKDKDANKRPHKQTRILVQICGHGHKYKHKHTHKHKHKHTHKHKNKHTHRHKHKNHIEPQGHIKSQGNKQLQGQKQSQGPTRSEWQSQYMETTAHFLVMEKLYKTFWKKS; from the coding sequence ATGTTTTCACTGCAAGTATGGCTTTTACTTTCCatgatgattattttaaatcaggCTGTAATAATTAACCCGAAGAGACTTCCAAGCAAAGATATTGATAGCAGATATAGCTCTGATATTATATATCCAGAcgccaaaaaaaatataagcaaagATATTGATAGCAGATAcagcaattatattataaacccaGACGCAAagagaaatataattaaaggcGATGATAGCCGATAcagcttaaatattattaacccaAAAGTTGGCATAAACATTACTTGCAGTCGCTCACCCTCtagtaaaaagaaaatttgttcTAAAGACAAAGACGCAAACAAAAGACCACACAAACAGACTCGCATACTCGTTCAAATATGTGGACACGGTCACAAGTATAAACACaagcacacacacaaacataagCACAAGCATACACACAAACATAagaacaaacacacacacaggCACAAGCACAAAAATCACATAGAACCACAGGGACATATAAAATCACAAGGAAACAAACAACTACAGGGACAAAAACAATCACAGGGACCCACGCGCTCTGAATGGCAATCGCAGTATATGGAAACCACTGCTCATTTTTTGGTGatggaaaaattatataagaCATTTTGGAAGAAATCATAG